From the genome of Deltaproteobacteria bacterium, one region includes:
- a CDS encoding sigma-70 family RNA polymerase sigma factor encodes MLSVTRESGVHGSPTISRELVLRCQHGEREAQAEFYRRYRQEVARTLYRVLGPHADLEDALQDVFVEVFRSIEKFRGDAKVTTWLYRVCVNVGLQKVRRTMRRPEGYATIKEDLPDHETPLRSLERKESSAVVYGVLDTLAPKKRVVFILHELMGMDASEISEVVGANVLTVRTRLHYARKEFYEKILRTEFAAGGKR; translated from the coding sequence ATGCTGAGCGTGACGCGAGAGAGCGGAGTCCACGGCAGTCCGACCATTAGCCGCGAGCTCGTGCTCCGCTGCCAGCACGGGGAGCGCGAGGCTCAGGCCGAATTCTACCGGCGCTACCGCCAAGAAGTGGCCCGCACGCTCTATCGCGTCCTCGGTCCGCACGCGGACCTCGAGGACGCGCTCCAGGACGTCTTCGTCGAGGTCTTCCGCTCCATCGAGAAGTTCCGCGGCGACGCCAAGGTCACCACCTGGCTCTACCGGGTCTGCGTGAACGTCGGCCTGCAGAAGGTGCGACGCACCATGCGGCGCCCCGAGGGGTACGCCACGATCAAGGAGGACCTGCCGGACCACGAGACGCCGCTCCGGTCGCTCGAGCGCAAGGAGAGCTCGGCCGTGGTCTACGGCGTCCTCGACACCCTGGCCCCGAAGAAGCGGGTGGTCTTCATCCTGCACGAGCTGATGGGGATGGACGCCTCCGAGATCAGCGAGGTGGTGGGCGCCAACGTCCTGACCGTCCGGACGCGCCTGCACTACGCCCGCAAGGAGTTCTACGAGAAGATCCTCCGCACGGAGTTCGCCGCGGGAGGAAAGCGATGA
- a CDS encoding succinate dehydrogenase/fumarate reductase iron-sulfur subunit — protein MNLTLKVWRQSSSKDAGRLATYAAKDISPDMSFLEMLDVVNEELVQKGEDPIAFDHDCREGICGMCGVVINGEAHGPHAGTTTCQLHMRSFRDGDEVVVEPWRAAAFPVVKDLVVDRSSLDRIMQAGGFVSVHTGSPPDGNAIPIGKEIAEKAMDAAACIGCGACVAACPNAAAMLFTAAKVSQLALLPQGQPERTTRVLNMVAAMEAENFGACTNHGECEDACPKSIRLGFIARLNRELYRAGLVKEEAPVRQEGAG, from the coding sequence CTGAACCTGACGCTCAAGGTCTGGCGGCAGTCGAGCAGCAAGGACGCGGGTCGGCTCGCGACGTACGCGGCCAAGGACATCAGCCCCGACATGTCCTTTCTCGAGATGCTGGACGTGGTGAACGAGGAGCTGGTCCAGAAGGGGGAGGACCCGATCGCCTTCGACCACGACTGTCGCGAGGGGATCTGCGGCATGTGCGGCGTGGTGATCAACGGCGAGGCCCACGGGCCGCACGCGGGGACCACCACCTGCCAGCTCCACATGCGGAGCTTCCGCGACGGAGACGAGGTGGTCGTGGAGCCCTGGCGCGCGGCGGCCTTCCCCGTGGTCAAGGATCTGGTAGTGGACCGGAGCTCGCTCGACCGCATCATGCAGGCGGGGGGCTTCGTCTCGGTGCACACGGGCAGCCCGCCCGACGGAAACGCCATCCCGATCGGCAAAGAGATAGCCGAGAAGGCGATGGACGCGGCGGCGTGCATCGGCTGCGGCGCGTGCGTGGCCGCTTGCCCGAACGCGGCGGCGATGCTCTTCACGGCGGCGAAGGTCTCCCAGCTCGCGCTCCTGCCGCAGGGACAACCGGAGCGGACGACCCGCGTCCTCAATATGGTGGCGGCCATGGAGGCCGAGAACTTCGGGGCGTGCACGAACCACGGCGAGTGCGAGGACGCCTGCCCGAAGAGCATCCGCCTCGGCTTCATCGCCCGCCTCAACCGCGAGCTCTATCGCGCGGGGCTGGTCAAAGAGGAGGCCCCGGTGCGGCAAGAGGGGGCCGGGTAG
- a CDS encoding fumarate reductase/succinate dehydrogenase flavoprotein subunit, protein MRLDAKVPQGPISEKWDRHRFDLKLVNPANKRRFNVIVVGSGLAGASAAATLAELGYNVACFCFQDSPRRAHSIAAQGGINAAKNYQNDGDSIYRLFYDTVKGGDFRAREANVYRLAQVSVNIIDQCVAQGVPFAREYGGVLANRSFGGAQVSRTFYARGQTGQQLLLGAYSALARQIGLGKVKMFPRTEMLDLVLVDGQARGIVVRDLVNGAIRSHAAHAVVLATGGYGNVFFLSTNAKGCNVTATYRAHKRGAFFANPCFTQIHPTCIPVSGSHQSKLTLMSESLRNDGRIWVPQKKGDGRRPDQIPEAERDYYLERRYPSFGNLVPRDVASRAAKAVCDEGRGVGPGGLGVYLDFSSAIQRLGEGAIRDRYGNLFDMYERITDENPYKVPMRIFPAVHYTMGGLWVDYNLMSTVDGLFVLGEANFSDHGANRLGASALMQGLADGYFVIPYTLGDYLARTKLGAVDEGHAAFKQVEQETRTRIDRLFAVKGKRSPDSFHRELGLMMWNGCGMGRTEAGLTELLARIPELRARFWKEVTVLGGAGELNQQLEKAGRVADFLEFAELMVKDALLRRESCGGHFREEFQTPDGEAQRDDDQFSHVTAWEYKGEGEAPAEHREPLSFEYVKPTKRSYQ, encoded by the coding sequence ATGCGCCTCGACGCCAAGGTTCCCCAGGGCCCCATCTCCGAGAAGTGGGACCGTCACCGTTTCGACCTCAAGCTGGTCAATCCGGCCAACAAGCGCCGCTTCAACGTGATCGTCGTGGGGAGCGGCCTGGCCGGCGCCTCGGCGGCGGCGACGCTCGCCGAGCTCGGCTACAACGTGGCCTGCTTCTGTTTTCAGGACAGCCCGCGGCGCGCGCACAGCATCGCGGCCCAGGGCGGGATCAACGCCGCCAAGAACTACCAGAACGACGGCGACAGCATCTACCGCCTCTTTTACGACACGGTGAAGGGGGGAGATTTCCGCGCCCGCGAGGCGAACGTCTACCGCCTGGCGCAGGTGAGCGTGAACATCATCGATCAATGCGTGGCGCAGGGGGTCCCCTTCGCCCGCGAGTACGGGGGCGTCCTGGCCAACCGCTCCTTCGGCGGCGCACAGGTGAGCCGCACCTTCTACGCGCGCGGCCAGACGGGGCAGCAGCTCCTCCTCGGCGCCTACTCGGCCCTCGCGCGGCAGATCGGCCTCGGCAAGGTGAAGATGTTTCCGCGCACCGAGATGCTGGACCTCGTCCTCGTGGACGGTCAGGCGCGCGGGATCGTGGTGCGCGACCTCGTGAACGGAGCGATCCGGTCGCACGCGGCCCACGCGGTGGTGCTGGCCACCGGGGGCTACGGCAACGTCTTCTTTCTCTCGACCAACGCGAAGGGCTGCAACGTCACCGCTACCTACCGCGCGCACAAGCGGGGGGCCTTCTTCGCGAACCCGTGCTTCACGCAGATCCACCCCACCTGCATCCCGGTGAGCGGCAGCCATCAGAGCAAGCTCACCCTGATGAGCGAGTCGCTGCGCAACGACGGCCGCATCTGGGTGCCGCAGAAGAAGGGGGACGGCCGGCGCCCGGACCAGATCCCCGAGGCGGAGCGCGACTATTACCTCGAGCGGCGCTACCCGAGCTTCGGCAACCTCGTCCCGCGGGACGTGGCTTCGCGCGCGGCGAAGGCGGTCTGCGACGAGGGTCGCGGCGTCGGCCCGGGAGGGCTCGGCGTGTACCTCGACTTCTCCTCGGCGATCCAGCGCCTCGGCGAGGGCGCGATCCGCGACCGCTACGGCAACCTCTTCGACATGTACGAGCGCATCACCGACGAGAACCCGTACAAGGTGCCGATGCGCATCTTCCCCGCGGTGCACTACACCATGGGCGGCCTCTGGGTGGACTACAACCTGATGAGCACCGTGGACGGGCTTTTCGTCCTCGGGGAGGCGAACTTCTCCGACCACGGCGCGAACCGGCTGGGGGCGAGCGCGCTGATGCAGGGCCTCGCCGACGGCTACTTCGTCATCCCCTACACCCTCGGGGACTACCTCGCGCGCACCAAGCTCGGGGCCGTCGATGAGGGGCACGCGGCCTTCAAGCAGGTAGAACAGGAGACGCGCACGCGCATCGACCGGCTCTTCGCGGTCAAGGGGAAGCGCTCTCCCGACAGCTTCCACCGCGAGCTCGGCCTGATGATGTGGAACGGGTGCGGCATGGGTCGCACCGAGGCCGGCCTCACCGAGCTCCTGGCGCGCATCCCGGAGCTTCGGGCGCGCTTCTGGAAGGAGGTCACCGTCCTCGGCGGCGCGGGCGAGCTGAACCAGCAGCTCGAGAAGGCCGGTCGCGTGGCCGACTTCCTCGAGTTCGCCGAGCTGATGGTGAAGGACGCGCTGCTCCGGCGCGAGAGCTGCGGCGGGCACTTCCGGGAGGAGTTCCAGACCCCCGACGGCGAGGCGCAGCGCGACGACGACCAGTTCAGCCACGTCACGGCCTGGGAGTACAAGGGCGAGGGGGAAGCGCCGGCCGAGCACCGCGAGCCGCTGTCCTTCGAGTACGTGAAGCCGACGAAGAGGAGCTACCAGTGA
- a CDS encoding succinate dehydrogenase cytochrome b subunit, whose protein sequence is MPHASTTFSVLRSSIGAKALMAVTGVVLFGFVLGHMVGNLQVFAGPERLNGYAKTLHSMPALVWIVRLTLLFALVLHIVASVKVAIRSKRARPERYHRVRYGAATYASRTMRLSGPIIAAFVIYHLMHFTTGNAHPSFQPGDVYHNVVVGFSNPLVSGFYILAQILLATHLFHGVWSLFQTLGLNRPGLDRRLRTGAALFATVVAVGNISMPVAVLAGLVR, encoded by the coding sequence ATGCCCCACGCGTCCACGACCTTCTCCGTTTTGCGATCGAGCATCGGCGCCAAGGCGCTGATGGCGGTGACCGGGGTCGTCCTCTTCGGCTTCGTGCTCGGTCATATGGTCGGCAACCTCCAGGTCTTCGCCGGGCCCGAGCGGCTCAACGGCTACGCGAAGACGCTCCATTCGATGCCCGCTCTCGTCTGGATCGTGCGCCTCACGCTCCTCTTCGCGCTCGTCCTGCACATCGTCGCCTCGGTGAAGGTCGCCATCCGCTCCAAGCGCGCCCGCCCGGAGCGCTATCACCGCGTGCGCTACGGCGCGGCCACCTACGCCTCGCGCACCATGCGCCTGAGCGGACCGATCATCGCCGCCTTCGTCATCTACCACCTGATGCACTTCACCACCGGCAACGCCCACCCGAGCTTCCAGCCGGGCGACGTCTACCACAACGTGGTGGTGGGCTTCTCGAACCCGCTGGTCTCGGGCTTCTACATCCTGGCCCAGATCCTCCTGGCGACGCACCTGTTCCACGGGGTGTGGAGCCTCTTTCAGACCCTCGGGCTGAATCGCCCCGGGCTGGACCGGCGCCTGCGTACCGGGGCGGCGCTGTTCGCGACGGTGGTGGCGGTGGGCAACATCTCGATGCCGGTGGCCGTACTCGCCGGTCTCGTGCGCTAG
- a CDS encoding DUF2183 domain-containing protein — translation MPNGASAKKKGLVVVVYGGFGTTSRARLWGRVLKDKGLDASRPGESFYRKLKRNVQALESDEIPGAEVELKVAGKVYRLKADHEGLLRLDLSGPLPVGHHPVSAVLHDGRPYRVEVGRLSIWPASPGLAVVSDVDDTVLKTGVTRKTRMVWKVLTRSAQELETYPGAPALYRALARQAYPIVFVSGSPVNLYSKLREFFRLKRFPSAPLLLKNLGTSPGSDALRDQRAYKLRRIAEVLELLPGYRVLLIGDTGESDPEIYREVSRQYPRRVAATLIHRVTDAVDGEARYRGQVVFAAYPEARRHLVGRRLLPEPSPAEDASEEAR, via the coding sequence ATGCCAAACGGTGCCTCCGCGAAGAAGAAGGGCCTGGTGGTGGTCGTCTACGGGGGCTTCGGCACGACGAGCCGTGCGCGTCTCTGGGGCCGGGTCCTCAAGGACAAGGGGCTCGACGCCTCGCGACCCGGTGAGAGCTTCTATCGCAAGCTGAAGCGCAACGTGCAGGCTCTCGAATCAGACGAGATCCCCGGCGCCGAGGTAGAGCTGAAGGTGGCCGGCAAGGTCTACCGGCTCAAGGCCGACCACGAGGGCCTTCTGCGGCTCGACCTGTCGGGCCCGCTTCCCGTCGGACATCACCCCGTATCCGCCGTGCTTCACGACGGGCGCCCCTATCGCGTGGAGGTGGGGCGCCTCTCTATCTGGCCCGCCTCCCCGGGGCTCGCGGTGGTGAGCGACGTGGACGACACGGTGCTCAAGACGGGGGTGACCAGGAAGACCCGCATGGTCTGGAAGGTGCTCACGCGGAGCGCGCAGGAGCTCGAGACCTATCCCGGCGCGCCGGCCCTCTATCGGGCGCTCGCCCGGCAGGCCTACCCGATCGTGTTCGTGTCGGGCAGCCCCGTGAACCTCTACAGCAAGCTGCGGGAGTTCTTCCGGCTGAAGCGCTTCCCTTCCGCGCCGCTCTTGCTGAAGAACCTCGGCACGAGCCCCGGCTCGGATGCCCTCCGCGACCAGCGCGCGTACAAGCTCCGCCGCATCGCAGAGGTGCTCGAGCTTCTCCCCGGCTACCGGGTGCTCCTCATCGGCGACACCGGAGAATCGGACCCCGAGATCTACCGGGAGGTGAGCCGCCAGTACCCGCGCCGGGTCGCGGCCACGCTGATCCACCGGGTGACCGACGCCGTCGACGGAGAGGCGCGCTACCGCGGGCAAGTGGTCTTCGCCGCCTACCCCGAGGCCCGCCGGCACTTGGTCGGCAGGCGCTTGCTGCCCGAGCCGTCGCCCGCCGAGGACGCGAGCGAGGAGGCGCGATGA
- a CDS encoding DUF4159 domain-containing protein gives MSGSPRPKPGNSSPLGRRAVLKLGAALPIALWGGRAFGLGAKARVQLAQLRYAGGNATPRPTALARLAWEVEKRTSIDVAPEVAQVRVSDRALFAHPLLYLSGDAAFEPFPEADVARLQRFLIYGGTLLVDAADPHPGGPFDRSARQLVAALFPDRGLQAVKPQHTLHRSFYLLERAVGRVMTAPALEAVERDGRLVVIYSMNDLGGAWARDNFGQWEHGVYPGGERQRELAFRWGVNVVMYALCDDYKADQVHIPFILKRRKWQVK, from the coding sequence ATGAGCGGGTCGCCGAGGCCGAAGCCAGGTAACTCGTCACCGCTCGGTCGGCGCGCCGTGCTGAAGCTCGGAGCCGCCTTGCCCATCGCGCTGTGGGGCGGCAGAGCCTTCGGCCTCGGCGCCAAGGCCAGGGTGCAGCTCGCGCAGCTCCGCTACGCGGGTGGCAACGCCACGCCCCGACCGACGGCGCTGGCGCGCCTGGCCTGGGAGGTGGAGAAGCGGACCAGCATCGACGTGGCGCCGGAAGTGGCCCAGGTGCGCGTGTCCGACCGCGCGCTCTTCGCCCATCCGCTCCTCTATCTGAGTGGCGATGCGGCCTTCGAGCCCTTTCCCGAGGCCGACGTGGCGCGGCTGCAGCGCTTCCTCATCTATGGTGGGACGCTCCTCGTGGATGCCGCGGATCCGCATCCCGGCGGGCCCTTCGACCGCAGCGCCCGCCAGCTCGTGGCCGCGCTCTTTCCCGACCGCGGGCTGCAGGCAGTGAAGCCGCAGCACACCCTGCACCGCTCCTTCTACCTCCTCGAGCGCGCGGTGGGACGCGTCATGACCGCGCCCGCGCTCGAGGCGGTGGAGCGGGATGGCCGCCTCGTGGTCATCTACTCGATGAACGACCTCGGAGGCGCGTGGGCCCGGGACAACTTCGGCCAGTGGGAGCACGGCGTCTACCCCGGCGGCGAGCGCCAGCGGGAGCTCGCCTTCCGCTGGGGGGTCAACGTGGTGATGTACGCCCTGTGCGACGACTACAAGGCCGACCAGGTCCACATCCCCTTCATTCTGAAGCGACGCAAGTGGCAGGTGAAGTGA